The genomic stretch ACCGAACTCGGCGACACCCTGCGGGACGCGTTGCAGGGGTTGTCCGGTCCGGACGCGCTCCGCGCTGCGGCGCAGGCGTTCCGCGGGTTCGTCCGGAACCACCCCGGCCGGTACGCGGCCACGCTCGGCGCGCGTCCGACGTCCCCCGACGACGAGTACGCACGTGCCACGGCCCGGGTGCTGGAATCCCTCGCCGTGGTGCTGCGCGGCTACGGGGTGCCGGCCGCCGACGAGGTCCACGCGCTGCGGATGCTGCGCAGTGCCCTGCACGGTTTCGCGACCCTGGAGTCCGGCGGAGGTTTCCAGCTCGGCACCGACGTGGACGAGAGCTTCGCGTGGCTCGTGGAGTTCGTGGAACGGGGACTGCGCTGATCGCCACCCTGCGGAAGCGTTGCAGCACAGTGAGTTCGCTTTGATCAAACAGTTCCTGTGCGGTAGGGTGAGGCATGGCCGCGACGTTCCTCCGCGAAGCCC from Kineococcus endophyticus encodes the following:
- a CDS encoding TetR/AcrR family transcriptional regulator, with translation MPRAGLDAAAVTLAGADLADELGFEKLAMGMVADRLGVRPPSLYKHVGSLADLAQRIAALAATELGDTLRDALQGLSGPDALRAAAQAFRGFVRNHPGRYAATLGARPTSPDDEYARATARVLESLAVVLRGYGVPAADEVHALRMLRSALHGFATLESGGGFQLGTDVDESFAWLVEFVERGLR